Proteins encoded together in one Balearica regulorum gibbericeps isolate bBalReg1 chromosome 3, bBalReg1.pri, whole genome shotgun sequence window:
- the LOC104643082 gene encoding p53 apoptosis effector related to PMP-22 — MVKYGLDYTRCRWILPLLLGIGVIFGIIALAGRGWLESQTLPYVHRASLWESCRRPEQGGEWTCESLMGYAWGRAAAATYLVGFILLVICFALAIIAFAIDTLRFNFIRGIGGLLFVAAVFSIMGLVIYPVKFSTEIELTGINMFSWAYGFGWTTAIMEICLGFFFCCLPNYEDQILGNVKPTYFYSSP, encoded by the exons ATGGTGAAGTACGGCCTCGACTACACGCGGTGCAGATGGATCCTACCCCTGCTCCTGGGCATAGGCGTCATCTTCGGTATCATTGCGCtggcgggcaggggctggctggaGTCACAGACCTTGCCCTACGTGCACCGAGCGTCGTTatgggagagctgcaggaggcCTGAGCAGGGTGGGGAATGGACCTGCGAGTCCCTCATGGGTTACG CTtggggaagagctgctgctgccacataCCTGGTCGGCTTTATACTTCTAGTCATCTGTTTTGCTCTGGCCATCATAGCATTTGCCATTGACACACTTCGGTTCAACTTCATACGAGGGATTGGAGGCTTGCTTTTTGTCGCTG ctgtgttCTCCATCATGGGCCTGGTCATTTATCCAGTAAAGTTCTCCACTGAAATTGAATTGACAGGAATCAATATGTTCAGCTGGGCCTACGGCTTTGGCTGGACCACCGCCATTATGGAAATATGCTTGGGATTCttcttctgctgccttcctAACTACGAAGATCAGATCTTGGGTAATGTGAAGCCCACATATTTTTACTCTTCCCCATAA